A genomic region of Candidatus Polarisedimenticolaceae bacterium contains the following coding sequences:
- a CDS encoding CCA tRNA nucleotidyltransferase yields MSDEPDPPPAQGVEARPEVHHGPSVVHRPISEGDLDPDAVRTLKRLTRFDHTAYLVGGCVRDLLLDRSPKDFDIGTSATPRQIKRLFSNCRIIGRRFRLAHVYFQNGKILEVATFRARDVRDDDPEAAEDLLIRDDNVFGTPEEDAVRRDFTINQLFYDVNTGNVLDHADGLGDLRRRLVRTIGDPDVRFREDPIRILRAIKFAARLDFSIEAGTRAAIDRTRGEIPKAAPPRILEEINRFVRGRAGRPSFDLLFETGVFDVILPELVPAYRGNDAARALLARLLDAADARADATAISTGEIFTWLLLAPLHEALGWSADGTARPPRELGAVRDAVDDRLRPLALRLRMSRRDQERCRQTFLALQRMIPARDVRKGLRLAIVRRPAFPDAIHILEVLAAAHGGDFQEALTFWTSQSSHDGERRPPRPERAEPAARAAAPEVEREGEGEGAERGGRRRRRRRGGRGRGRTEGAPATPPREAPAEPAPSAALPPVWSDDYFFAALPSVPQLEAEAHDTDRYGAGAVAATAPAEPRPAAAAAAAAEEPRRRRRSRRGGRGRRRSGTGSGEPPPTDVS; encoded by the coding sequence ATGAGCGACGAACCCGACCCGCCGCCCGCGCAGGGCGTGGAGGCGCGGCCCGAGGTCCATCACGGCCCCTCGGTCGTCCACCGTCCGATTTCGGAGGGGGACCTCGACCCCGACGCCGTCCGGACCCTCAAGCGCCTGACGCGCTTCGACCACACCGCCTACCTCGTCGGCGGGTGCGTCCGCGACCTGCTGCTCGACCGGAGCCCCAAGGACTTCGACATCGGCACCTCCGCGACGCCGCGCCAGATCAAGCGTCTCTTCTCGAACTGCCGGATCATCGGCCGGCGATTCCGGCTGGCCCACGTCTACTTCCAGAACGGCAAGATCCTCGAAGTCGCGACCTTCCGCGCGCGCGACGTCCGGGACGACGACCCCGAGGCGGCCGAGGACCTGCTGATCCGGGACGACAACGTCTTCGGGACCCCCGAGGAAGACGCGGTGCGCCGCGACTTCACCATCAATCAGCTCTTCTACGACGTGAACACCGGGAACGTCCTCGATCACGCCGACGGCCTGGGAGACCTGCGCCGTCGCCTCGTGCGGACGATCGGCGACCCCGACGTGCGGTTCCGCGAGGACCCGATCCGGATCCTGCGGGCGATCAAGTTCGCCGCCCGTCTCGACTTCTCGATCGAGGCCGGAACCCGCGCCGCCATCGACCGCACGCGGGGCGAGATCCCGAAGGCCGCCCCGCCGCGCATCCTCGAGGAGATCAACCGTTTCGTGCGCGGTCGCGCGGGCCGTCCGTCGTTCGACCTCCTGTTCGAAACCGGGGTCTTCGACGTCATCCTTCCGGAGCTGGTTCCCGCCTACCGCGGGAACGACGCCGCGCGCGCGTTGCTCGCGCGCCTTCTCGATGCCGCGGACGCGCGGGCCGACGCGACGGCGATCTCCACCGGAGAGATCTTCACGTGGCTGCTCCTCGCGCCGCTCCACGAGGCGCTCGGCTGGAGCGCCGACGGAACGGCCAGGCCGCCGCGCGAGCTCGGAGCCGTGCGGGACGCGGTGGACGACCGGCTGCGTCCGCTCGCCCTGCGCCTGCGGATGTCGCGTCGCGACCAGGAGCGGTGCCGTCAGACTTTCCTCGCGCTGCAGCGGATGATCCCCGCGCGCGACGTGCGCAAGGGGCTGCGCCTCGCGATCGTCCGCCGCCCCGCGTTCCCCGACGCGATCCACATTCTCGAGGTCCTCGCCGCCGCCCACGGCGGCGACTTCCAGGAAGCCCTCACCTTCTGGACGTCGCAGTCCTCCCACGATGGGGAACGCCGCCCGCCGCGACCGGAACGCGCCGAGCCCGCCGCGCGCGCCGCCGCCCCCGAAGTCGAACGTGAGGGCGAGGGCGAGGGGGCCGAACGCGGCGGGCGCCGTCGACGTCGTCGCCGCGGGGGGCGCGGTCGCGGCCGCACCGAGGGTGCGCCGGCCACCCCTCCCCGCGAAGCGCCTGCCGAGCCCGCTCCATCCGCGGCGCTCCCGCCGGTCTGGTCGGACGATTATTTCTTCGCCGCGCTCCCCTCGGTGCCCCAGCTCGAGGCGGAAGCCCACGACACCGACCGGTACGGCGCGGGAGCGGTCGCCGCGACGGCCCCGGCGGAGCCGCGACCGGCGGCGGCCGCGGCAGCCGCCGCCGAGGAGCCCCGACGCCGCCGGCGCTCGCGGCGGGGCGGCCGGGGCAGACGGCGCAGCGGCACGGGCTCGGGTGAGCCGCCGCCAACCGACGTATCCTGA
- a CDS encoding CBS domain-containing protein: MRAKDLMHHPVVTVRQDESIAALCDLMQQAHVNGVPVVDEDGDVVGVVTEEDVIYGTMGSGGPEGRVRAGGPASSEGQLVRDIMTSPAVCADEDTDIVEICRIMWRMRIHRIPIVAGGKPVGIVAALDLVRAIAEGEIRP, from the coding sequence ATGCGCGCCAAAGACCTCATGCACCACCCCGTCGTCACGGTCCGTCAGGACGAGAGCATCGCGGCGCTGTGCGACCTGATGCAGCAAGCCCACGTCAACGGCGTTCCCGTCGTCGACGAGGACGGCGACGTCGTGGGCGTCGTCACCGAGGAAGACGTCATCTACGGGACGATGGGATCGGGCGGACCCGAAGGTCGCGTGCGGGCCGGGGGCCCCGCGTCCTCCGAAGGTCAGCTCGTCCGCGACATCATGACCTCGCCGGCCGTCTGCGCCGACGAGGACACGGACATCGTGGAGATCTGCCGGATCATGTGGCGGATGCGGATCCACCGCATTCCCATCGTCGCCGGGGGAAAGCCGGTCGGCATCGTCGCCGCGCTCGACCTCGTCCGCGCGATCGCGGAAGGCGAGATCCGTCCTTGA
- a CDS encoding carbon-nitrogen hydrolase family protein, with amino-acid sequence MAAPPRRRFRVAAVQMTSTADSAANLKAAERLARRAAREGADLVAFPENFAFLRREGEPIPRARALGEGPAKWAAGLASDLGVWVLAGSVAERARARGRVHNTSVLVAPDGRFVAVYRKIHLFDARVPGSGTLRESEAVAPGREVVVADTPLGRLGLSICYDLRFPELYRALTARGAQVLFVPSAFTHFTGSHHWETLLRARAIENQAWVVAPAQTGRHGPSRRSWGRTMVIDPWGAVVARREGGTGIVVADVDLDRVEAVRDAMPCQSHRRL; translated from the coding sequence ATGGCGGCGCCCCCGCGTCGGCGCTTCCGCGTCGCGGCGGTGCAGATGACCTCCACCGCGGACTCCGCCGCGAACCTGAAGGCGGCCGAGAGGCTCGCGCGTCGCGCGGCGCGCGAGGGGGCGGATCTCGTCGCCTTCCCGGAGAACTTCGCGTTCCTGCGGCGCGAAGGAGAGCCGATTCCCCGCGCGCGCGCGCTGGGCGAGGGCCCCGCGAAATGGGCGGCCGGACTCGCGAGCGATCTGGGCGTCTGGGTCCTCGCGGGCTCGGTCGCGGAGCGCGCGCGTGCGCGCGGGCGCGTGCACAACACGAGCGTGCTCGTCGCCCCCGACGGTCGCTTCGTCGCCGTCTACCGCAAGATCCACCTGTTCGACGCGCGCGTCCCCGGAAGCGGGACCCTGCGCGAATCGGAGGCCGTCGCCCCCGGTCGCGAGGTCGTCGTCGCGGACACGCCGCTCGGCCGGCTGGGGTTGAGCATCTGCTACGACCTGCGGTTCCCCGAGCTGTACCGCGCGCTGACGGCGAGGGGGGCGCAGGTGCTGTTCGTGCCCTCCGCGTTCACGCACTTCACCGGCTCCCATCACTGGGAGACGCTGCTGCGGGCCCGCGCGATCGAGAACCAGGCGTGGGTCGTCGCGCCGGCGCAGACCGGCCGCCACGGCCCGAGCCGCCGCTCGTGGGGGCGCACGATGGTGATCGACCCCTGGGGCGCCGTCGTCGCCCGCCGCGAAGGGGGGACGGGGATCGTCGTCGCCGACGTCGATCTCGATCGGGTGGAGGCGGTGCGCGACGCGATGCCCTGCCAGTCCCACCGACGGCTTTGA
- a CDS encoding (2Fe-2S)-binding protein, with the protein MPEHLHVVLKVNGEETEVSFAPYKTLLEVLREDLQLTGTKHGCELGECGACAVLLDGKPVLSCLVVAAECDGRAVETIEGMAGRDGKLHPLQESFADLGGSQCGYCTPGFLLTAKHLLEHNPSPTRDQIASALSGNLCRCTGYNQIFEAVEDAAARMRGEGASREDAHHWAKTGDPLAAEVRKR; encoded by the coding sequence GTGCCCGAACATCTCCACGTCGTCCTGAAGGTCAACGGGGAGGAGACGGAAGTCTCCTTCGCCCCCTACAAGACCCTCCTCGAGGTCCTGCGCGAGGACCTGCAGCTCACCGGCACCAAACACGGATGCGAGCTCGGCGAATGCGGCGCCTGCGCCGTGCTCCTGGACGGGAAGCCCGTCCTCTCGTGCCTCGTCGTCGCCGCCGAATGCGACGGCCGCGCGGTCGAGACCATCGAAGGCATGGCGGGGCGCGACGGGAAGCTCCACCCGCTGCAGGAATCGTTCGCGGACCTCGGCGGGTCGCAGTGCGGGTATTGCACGCCGGGGTTCCTGCTCACCGCGAAGCACCTGCTGGAGCACAACCCGAGTCCCACGCGCGACCAGATCGCCTCCGCGTTGTCCGGGAACCTCTGCCGCTGCACCGGGTACAACCAGATCTTCGAGGCGGTCGAGGACGCCGCCGCGCGGATGCGCGGCGAGGGAGCCTCACGCGAGGACGCGCACCACTGGGCGAAGACCGGCGACCCGCTCGCCGCCGAGGTCCGCAAGCGATGA
- a CDS encoding CBS domain-containing protein: MVARDLMKTAVVTISEDCLLSEASGLFVEHHVNGLPVLDRRGRLVGVVTQQDVFLGAATRTEIFGLRREPRVRDVMTSPAIAASEETDVADVCLLMSRLGVHRIPIVRDGRVTGIVSSIDVCRAVVEGSIAVPV, encoded by the coding sequence ATGGTCGCTCGTGACCTCATGAAGACCGCCGTGGTGACCATCTCGGAGGATTGCCTTCTCTCGGAGGCCTCCGGGCTCTTCGTGGAGCACCACGTGAACGGCCTGCCGGTCCTGGATCGGCGCGGGCGCCTGGTCGGCGTCGTGACGCAGCAGGACGTCTTCCTCGGCGCGGCGACCCGCACCGAGATTTTCGGCCTGCGCCGCGAGCCTCGGGTCCGCGACGTCATGACGTCCCCGGCGATCGCGGCAAGCGAGGAAACCGACGTCGCCGACGTGTGCCTGCTGATGTCCCGGCTCGGCGTCCACCGGATCCCGATCGTGCGGGACGGGCGCGTCACGGGGATCGTGTCGTCGATCGACGTCTGCCGCGCCGTCGTCGAGGGGTCGATCGCCGTTCCCGTTTGA